One Rhizoctonia solani chromosome 2, complete sequence DNA segment encodes these proteins:
- a CDS encoding Retrotransposable element Tf2 protein produces the protein MGAVDQALTRIEARGGAPHTPEDQKPPAVKATPRPLPKTNPLPAPSAPLIAWANPTKAPPAFAQPTPVQAPPRGYTPPPPLPIQLCSPQVPQPVAPVAAYQAPVKVDHPDAYTGKIGNKARQWLTRMLAWVRLNQRMFPTDQEVLLFLLMNMKDVAGAWAHPHLNQLGSHRALIQTVDKFRTEFLAAFGNPNATQAAERQITQLTQTGTCAEYITKFRTITMDLDWNDAALRGQFACGLHWEVSRLIATCERRPTTLLELQNAALVIDNALQEERTSHPPKGNKSGSSSTTPNRGASTGQQATRPGRLSSDPNFVSKEEQNCRRAEGLCIKCGKLGHKFAECRTGWKATPKEEGVKKEAAKDPKDSGFVLEFCNILQSYRNKPLFTIPIKPEKQAETIEVLIDSGATLSFLHPRTAELLRLPLIDLPQPRTVTMLDGSSPQAGKIWKKAHLTFLFDGKRMTETFLICNTRSHAAILGIKWLETHNPKIDWNLQSLSFPHTPPEHVAVAKEEEADKNPLEGVPSKYHQYAKVFGEEEFNKLPPHRNYNIGIELTEEGPLNLPLYSMTDAESATLKDWLRDKLKAGKIRPSKSSISSPVMFVPKKDGSCRLVVDSPIIPLLTTHDYTCYPPNLGLGQHATTCTGHVTVSRTVDYRCLNNRTKKNVYPLPRLDDLMAQLHGAKIFTKLDLRWGYNNVCVKEGNEWKTAFRTKYGLYESLVMTFGLTNAPASFQHFMNKLFKDLLDVCVIIYLDDILIYSKDDATHTQHVHEVLRCLMENQLFCKASKCTFHVTSVEYLGIIVLDKGFSLDKLKIQAVQEWPTPTKVKEVQSFLGFANFLRRFVANCSHMARPLHNLVKKDTTWIWGSKEQEAFQGLKDAITNAPVLCHADPTKPYFLETDASGAALGSILSQQQEDGQLHPLGFLSESFKGAKQNYNTHNKELLAIIRSFEYWRIFLEGTEHPITVFTDHCNLEYWKESRTFNQRHAQWHLLLAGYNFHIVYCPGKQSGKPDALSRQSDHADIPPANQTMLPDPVFANVALVTPEKELQQQIEAALDQDESLEEILQFLQNESKAPPSIKRAFKDYKMEAGLLFYQGRIVVPDVGTLRTDLLCIFHNSPLAGHPGRQRTLELISRNYYWPGIRSDTYWHVDSCKTCQRIRKLKYASIPPQPLELPSRPWQHVSYNMIVDLPKDGNNNSILVIVDSFTKYIILVECSKKLKAPELADLFLRHVWKRYGMPEKTVSDHGRVFNNKFLKALYQRLGIDPHFSSAYHPQSDGQTERVNPMVEHFLQAYSGVNQRDCVLNVYWVKWLPMAEFAYNNAVHSSTGKSPFKALYGWEPSLTPSNVPTDVPEADNLATQMEAQWREIEAALRQSKTRMVAGEAGEPLEFKIGEEAWLDAKNVKLKTLSPKLTKQRLGPFKVTKRISNQAYRLELPPTMRIHNVFYVGLLSKVKRDKKRSFENRPPPVTVDGEEEYKVEGITDMEERDGKWFFRVKWKGYGSEENTWEPRENLKNAKKILEKFEKEMKKKALGAAKALRGGQCRQQANVVSAWLYALDLGRAGM, from the exons atgggagcagttgatcaagccctcactcgcattgaggctaggggtggagccccacacacaccagaagaccagaaacctccggcagtcaaggccacgcccaggcccctaccaaaaaccaaccctcttccagcgcctagtgcgcccctcattgcctgggccaaccccaccAAAGCTCCCCCTGCCTTTGCGCAGCCAACCCCAGTCCAAGCCCCCCCAAGAggctatactccccctccgcctTTGCCTATCCAACTCTgctccccccaagtcccacaaccagtggcccctgtagccgctTATCAAGCCCCCGTCAAGGTAGatcaccctgacgcctatacagggaaaatagggaacaaagcccgccaatggctcacgcggatgttggcatgggtacgtctaaaccaacggatgttccccacggatcaggaggtcctattgttcctcctaatgaacatgaaggacgtagcaggagcctgggctcacccccacctcaatcaacttgggtctCACAGGGCCCTTATCCAAACAGTCGACAAGTTCAGGACGGAGTTTTTGGCCGCATTTGGGAACCCCAATGCCACGCAAGCCGCAGAGCGGCAAATCACACAactcactcagacaggaacctgtgctgagtacatcacaaagtttaggaccattaccatggacctagactggaacgacgccgccctccgtgggcaatttgcatgtggcctccactgggaggtcagccgcctcattgccacCTGTGAGCGGCGCCCAActaccctccttgagctgcagaacgcggctctggtcattgataacgccctccaAGAGGAGCGCACCAGCCACCCAccaaagggtaataagtctggttcCTCTTCCACTACCCCCaacaggggggcaagtactggccaacaggccacaagaccagggcgcctctccagcgatcccaactttgtctccaaggaggaacaaaactgccgcagggctgaaggcctatgcatcaaatgcggaaAGTTGGGGCataagtttgcagaatgTCGCaccggctggaaagccacgcctaaggaggaaggcgtcaaaaaagaagccgccaaa gaccccaaggactctggttttgtcttggaattttgtaacatATTGCAATCATATAGAAATAAACCACTTTTTACAATTCCAattaaaccagagaaacaagcggaaaccatagaagtcctgatagattcaggcgcaaCATTGTCATTCCTTCACCCCCGCacagcggaactactccgcctacCCCTAATAGACCTCCCACAACCAcgcaccgttactatgcttgatgggtcaagcccccaggctggaaagatttggaagaaggctcaTCTgaccttcctatttgatggcaaacgcatgacagagaccttcctgatttgcaataCCAGATCACACGCCGCCATCCTAGGAATCAAATGGTTGGAAACGCATAACCCCAAAATTGACTGGAACTTGCAATCCTTAtccttcccccacaccccGCCGGAACACGTAGCCgttgccaaagaagaggaagctgacaagaacccccttgaaggagtaccctccaagtaccatcaatatgctaaggtatttggagaggaagaattcaataagcttccccctcaCAGGAATTACAATATTGGCATTGAACttacggaagaaggccccttgaacttGCCCCtctatagcatgactgacgcggAATCTGCCAcgctcaaggattggctcagggacaaactcaaggctgggaagatccgtcccagtAAATCATCCATTAGttcccccgtcatgtttgtacctaagaaggatggctcctgccgtttggttgttgat agccctattattcctctgctgacaacccatgattacacctgctaccccccaaatttgggcttgggccagcatgcaaccacttgtactggtcatgtgaccgtgtccaggacagttgACTACCGTTGCCTTAACAaccggaccaagaagaacgtaTACCCACTGCCCCGTCTTGATGATCTTATGGCCCAACTCCATGGCGCCAAAATCTTCACTAAATTAGATCTGAgatggggatacaacaatgtttgtgtcaaagaaggcaatgaatggaaaaccgccttccgcaccaagtacggcctgtatgagtccctggtcatgacatttggcctAACAAATGCACCCGCttccttccaacacttcatgaacaaattgttcaaagacctgcttgatgtatgcgtcatcatttacctagatgacatcctgatttactccaaggatgacgcaacaCACACGCAACACGTCCATGAAGTCCTACGGTGCCTAATGGAGAACCAGTTATTTTGCAAGGCGTCCAAATGcacattccacgtcacctctgtggaatacctagggATCATTGTATTGGACAAaggtttcagcctggataagctcaaaatccaggcagtacaggaatggccaaCACCCACaaaagtcaaagaagtccaatcattcctagggtttgccaacttcctgcgaagatttgttgccaactgtagtcacatggccagacCACTACACAATCTGGTTAAAAAGGATACAACGTGGATTTGGGGCtccaaggaacaggaagctttTCAGGGTTTAaaggatgccatcaccaacgccccagtacTTTGTCACGCGGACCCTACAAAACCGTACTTCTTGGAAACGGACGCATCTGGCGCAGCCCTGGGTtctatactcagccaacaacaggaagatggACAACTACACCCCCTGGGTTTCCtatcagaatcattcaaaggtgccaaacagaactacaacacccacaataaggaactcctagcaATCATCCGGTcatttgagtactggcgcatcttcttggaagggaCAGAACATCCAATCACggtcttcacagatcatTGCAACCTAgagtattggaaggagtccagaacattcaaccaacgccacgcacaatggcaccttcTATTAGCAGGTTACAACTTCCATATTGTCTATTGCCctgggaaacaatcagggaagccggACGCACTCTCACGCCAATCAGATCATGCTGATATCCCACCCGCCAATCAGACCATGCTTCCAGAtcctgtatttgccaatgtaGCCTTAGTCACCCCTGAAAAGGAACTCCAACAACAGATTGAGGCAGCTCTGGACCAAGATGAGTccttggaagaaatcctGCAATTCCTACAGAACGAGTCTAAAGCACCACCCTCtatcaaacgcgcattcaaggattacaagatggaagcaggcctgctattctaccaaggacggattgtagtccctgacgttggaacaCTAAGAACGGACCTACTCtgcatcttccacaacagccccttggcaggacatccaggaagaCAGCGCACCCTAGAGTTGAtatcaaggaactactactggccaggcatccgttctgacacatactggcacgttgaTTCCTGCAAAACTTGCCAACGGATCCGGAAACTGAAGTACGCATCCATCCCACCTCAACCTCTGgaactcccatcacgcccctggcaacacgtgtcgtacaatatgatagtagacctgcctAAAGACGGAAACAACAACTCTATCCtagtcattgtggatagctttACCAAATACATCATTCTGGTAGAGtgctccaaaaagctcaaagccccggAATTGGCAGACCTATTCCTACGCCACGTATGGAAGCGctacggcatgcctgagaagacagtatCAGACCACGGACGGGTTTTTAATAACAAATTTCTAAAAGCCCTGTATCAACGCCTggggatagacccccacttctcatcagcctaccatcctcaaagtGACGGACAGACGGAGCGCGTAAATCCCATGGTTGAACACTTCTTACAGGCCTATTCAGGAGTAAACCAAAGGGACTGTGTCCTaaacgtct actgggtcaaatggttaccaatggcggagtttgcctacaacaacgcggtGCATAgttcaacaggcaaatctccTTTTAAGGCACTATACGGTTGGGAACCCTCCTTGACCCCAAGCAACgtcccaacagacgtccctgaggcagacaACTTGGCAACCcaaatggaggcacaatggcgggaaatagaggctgcgctccggcaatcaaagacacgcatggtgGCCGGAGAAGCAGGAGAACCACTTGAATTCAaaattggggaagaagcctggctagatGCCAAAAATgtgaagctaaagaccctgagtcctaagctaaccaaacaacgcctaggccccttcaaggtAACCAAAAGAATCTCCAACCAAgcataccgcctagaactcccgccaacaatgagaatccacaatgtattctacgtgggactcctgtcaaaggtcaaaagggacaaaaagcgcagctttgagaaccggcctccacctgtcaccgtggatggagaagaagaatacaaggttgaaggaatcacagacatggaagaaagggacgggaaatggttttttagggtaaaatggaaaggctacggatcagaagagaatacctgggaaccaagggaaaacctcaagaacgccaaaaaaatcctagaaaaatttgaaaaagaaatgaaaaagaaggccctcggcgctgccaaggcccttagaggggggcagtgtc gacagcaaGCCAACGttgtgtcagcctggctgtatgctttggaTCTTGGTCGTGCTGGAATGTAA